The Syntrophales bacterium genome contains a region encoding:
- a CDS encoding HlyD family efflux transporter periplasmic adaptor subunit produces MESYADGQEHESGTTGMHWAGLEGSEDRETFLSSWLAIQCSSVHGCVSGVLVLADSGRQGYLPVASWPESGGGDGERLADVLEQSLAEKEAMFVELAPSGESSRYGLAYPVIADGECLGAVAVEVAVAKEDLLRQAMESLKWGAIWIENYHRQRRNRDDGDALGRLKAAIDILAGVLAEDHFDGAAMAFVTALSTRLSCDRVSLGLIKKKYARVEALSHSAVVGSKMNLLRAIGAAMDEAVSQRAEITCPPLPGSSTFVIRDHEQLAQKHGSRAVMTVPLFAKGRYYGALTLERQKDNPFSEDERAYVKSVVALSGPALENKHHQDRPVIYSVIGSLKRQAARFFGAGYTGRKAALIAVVLLAAVLSFAGGDYRITADTVLEGAVQRSIVAPFDGFIREAPARAGDVVGLDELLCSLDDRDLRLERLQWLGRQNQYQRQLQEAIAQRNRAEANVIRAQLDQALAQLELAESKLDRVAIRAPFDGIVLSGDLSQRLGGAVRQGEELFQIAPLDAYRVILKVDESDIADVEEGQGGVLVLSALPAEKYAFTVEKITPLTTAGEGKNYFRVEATLDRISPALRPGMEGVGKIQVDQRLYVVIWMRPVIEWFRLKLWSWWP; encoded by the coding sequence ATGGAATCCTATGCCGACGGGCAGGAACACGAATCGGGCACAACAGGAATGCACTGGGCGGGACTGGAGGGTTCGGAAGACCGGGAAACCTTTCTTTCGTCGTGGCTTGCCATTCAATGCTCATCCGTTCATGGTTGTGTCAGCGGAGTTCTCGTTCTGGCCGATTCCGGTAGGCAGGGATACCTGCCGGTTGCTTCCTGGCCCGAGAGCGGTGGAGGAGACGGTGAGCGCCTGGCCGATGTGCTGGAACAGTCGCTTGCCGAAAAAGAGGCGATGTTCGTCGAGTTGGCCCCTTCAGGCGAGTCATCCCGCTACGGCCTTGCCTATCCCGTCATTGCCGACGGAGAATGCCTCGGAGCCGTTGCCGTTGAAGTGGCGGTCGCAAAGGAAGACCTGCTCCGCCAGGCCATGGAGAGCCTCAAGTGGGGCGCGATCTGGATCGAAAACTACCACCGTCAACGTCGAAACCGGGATGACGGTGATGCCCTCGGTCGCCTGAAAGCGGCCATTGATATTCTGGCCGGAGTTCTGGCGGAGGATCACTTCGACGGGGCGGCCATGGCGTTCGTCACGGCCCTTTCAACGAGGCTGTCCTGCGATCGTGTCAGCCTCGGCCTTATAAAGAAGAAATACGCCCGCGTCGAAGCGCTATCCCATTCAGCGGTCGTGGGGAGCAAAATGAACCTGCTCCGGGCGATCGGTGCCGCCATGGATGAAGCGGTCAGCCAGCGGGCGGAAATTACCTGTCCACCTCTTCCCGGCTCTTCAACCTTCGTCATTCGTGACCACGAACAGCTGGCACAGAAACACGGCAGCCGGGCCGTCATGACCGTCCCGCTGTTCGCCAAAGGACGCTACTACGGGGCACTGACCCTGGAACGGCAGAAAGATAATCCCTTCAGTGAGGACGAACGTGCCTATGTGAAGAGTGTAGTCGCCCTCTCCGGTCCCGCCCTTGAAAACAAGCATCATCAGGATCGCCCCGTCATTTACAGTGTGATTGGTTCCCTGAAACGACAGGCCGCCAGGTTCTTCGGTGCCGGATATACGGGTCGCAAGGCGGCGTTGATTGCCGTCGTACTCCTGGCGGCGGTTCTGTCCTTCGCCGGAGGAGACTATCGAATCACCGCGGATACCGTGCTTGAAGGAGCCGTTCAACGATCCATCGTGGCTCCTTTCGATGGATTTATCCGCGAGGCACCGGCCCGGGCCGGCGACGTGGTCGGTCTCGATGAGCTTCTGTGCTCTCTTGATGACAGGGATCTTCGACTGGAACGGCTTCAATGGCTGGGCAGGCAGAACCAGTACCAGCGTCAGCTCCAGGAAGCAATCGCCCAGCGTAACCGTGCTGAAGCGAATGTGATCAGGGCACAGCTCGACCAGGCCCTGGCCCAGCTGGAGCTGGCGGAAAGCAAGCTTGATCGAGTCGCCATCCGGGCACCCTTCGACGGCATCGTTTTAAGCGGCGATCTCAGCCAGCGCCTGGGGGGGGCCGTCCGCCAGGGGGAGGAACTGTTCCAGATCGCCCCGCTCGATGCCTACCGGGTTATATTGAAGGTTGATGAATCCGACATAGCCGATGTAGAGGAAGGTCAGGGGGGCGTCCTGGTCCTGTCAGCGCTTCCGGCGGAAAAATATGCCTTTACGGTGGAAAAAATCACGCCGCTTACCACTGCGGGGGAAGGGAAGAATTATTTTCGCGTAGAAGCCACCCTTGATCGGATATCGCCCGCTCTCAGGCCGGGTATGGAAGGGGTTGGAAAAATACAGGTCGATCAGCGGCTGTATGTCGTCATCTGGATGCGGCCTGTCATTGAGTGGTTCCGGCTGAAGCTCTGGTCCTGGTGGCCCTGA
- a CDS encoding DUF3467 domain-containing protein: protein MTAQKKDNDLAKEVTGTGADDMKTTIKWDVAKMNTSYANVCNVSSTREEFTILFGINKTWNPEQRELTVDMSDRVILNPFAAKRMALLLSNVIRQYEDRYGEISIETGETHPAGGRNA from the coding sequence ATGACGGCACAAAAAAAAGACAACGATCTGGCGAAAGAAGTAACCGGGACCGGCGCTGATGACATGAAGACCACCATAAAGTGGGACGTGGCGAAGATGAATACCAGCTATGCCAACGTGTGTAATGTGTCAAGCACCCGCGAGGAATTTACCATCCTCTTCGGCATCAACAAGACCTGGAACCCTGAACAGCGGGAGCTGACGGTTGACATGAGCGATCGGGTCATCCTCAATCCTTTTGCCGCAAAGCGCATGGCACTGCTTCTTTCAAATGTTATTCGCCAGTATGAGGATCGCTATGGAGAGATAAGCATTGAAACAGGTGAGACGCATCCCGCGGGCGGGAGGAATGCCTGA
- a CDS encoding methyltransferase domain-containing protein codes for MEKTADTAGSVDREFDFLCVDDFMRHMFDAGALATAFETGLVDMLCREGETTAQTLLEQLGLDGRGGDFLLDLLASSGVIREERGTLSLTDRFVDALRFRDLMELRLTLSNFAAHDFLDFFSDLVTSPERFMSKARFHRLFAYDRGSGFTEEDLAMTKRWMHITTVLTRYEARACLKYYDFSRHKNVLDVGGNSGELALRLCRAHPDLRATVLDLSLVCRVGREHIAGQPEEARIVFRNGNALTDDFPGGHDLVIFKSMLHDWPDHVARDLMRKAAGSLEPGGAMVLFERAAPVPNTGVPAHSVLPFLIFFHSYRAPEFYGSVLRDLGFSDIQSTIITLEMPFLLVTGRRGDGK; via the coding sequence ATGGAGAAAACAGCAGATACAGCCGGCAGCGTTGACAGGGAGTTCGATTTTCTCTGTGTGGACGATTTCATGAGGCACATGTTCGATGCCGGGGCACTGGCGACGGCCTTCGAGACGGGACTGGTGGATATGCTCTGCCGGGAGGGTGAAACGACGGCGCAAACCCTGCTGGAACAGCTGGGTCTGGACGGCAGGGGAGGGGATTTTCTGCTTGACCTGCTTGCCTCCTCCGGGGTGATCCGGGAGGAACGGGGCACCCTTTCCCTCACCGACCGCTTTGTCGACGCGCTGCGGTTTCGAGACCTGATGGAACTGAGACTGACCCTGTCCAATTTCGCCGCCCATGATTTTCTGGACTTTTTTTCCGATCTGGTGACCTCCCCGGAGCGGTTCATGTCGAAGGCGCGCTTTCATCGACTCTTTGCCTATGACCGGGGTTCCGGTTTCACAGAGGAAGACCTCGCCATGACGAAACGATGGATGCACATTACCACGGTTCTGACCAGGTACGAGGCCCGGGCCTGCCTGAAGTATTATGATTTCAGCCGGCACAAAAACGTTCTGGACGTGGGAGGAAACAGCGGCGAGCTTGCCCTGCGGCTCTGTCGCGCGCACCCCGATCTTCGAGCCACCGTCCTGGATCTCTCCCTGGTCTGTCGCGTAGGGAGGGAACACATCGCCGGGCAACCCGAGGAGGCAAGAATCGTATTCCGGAATGGGAATGCCCTGACGGACGACTTCCCCGGTGGACACGACCTGGTGATTTTTAAGTCCATGCTTCATGACTGGCCCGACCACGTTGCCCGGGACCTCATGAGAAAGGCAGCCGGTTCCCTGGAGCCGGGGGGCGCCATGGTACTCTTCGAACGTGCCGCACCGGTTCCGAATACCGGTGTTCCCGCCCATTCCGTGCTTCCCTTCCTCATTTTTTTTCACAGCTACCGGGCACCCGAATTCTATGGCAGTGTCCTGAGAGACCTTGGATTTTCAGACATTCAAAGTACAATAATTACCCTGGAAATGCCTTTTCTTCTCGTGACGGGTCGTCGGGGCGACGGAAAATGA